The Ziziphus jujuba cultivar Dongzao chromosome 7, ASM3175591v1 genome includes a region encoding these proteins:
- the LOC107408382 gene encoding cholesterol 22-monohydroxylase CYP90B51, which translates to MSDSELLFCLSPSILTLFLLLILMKRKQNRFNLPPGKMGLPFLGETIGYLKPYSATSIGEFMEQHISRYGKIYKSNLFGEPTIVSADAGLNRFILQNEGRLFECSYPRSIGGILGKWSMLVLVGDMHRDMRIISLNFLSHARLRTHLLREVEKQTLLVLSTWKENSIFSAQDEAKKFTFNLMAKHIMSMDPGKPETEQLKKEYVTFMKGVVSAPLNLPGTPYRKALRSRSTILKFIEQKMEDRRQRRKEGNENLNDDDLLGWVLKHSNLSREQILDLILSLLFAGHETSSVAISLAIYFLPGCPSAIEQLREEHIEIARAKKQAGETELNWDDYKKMEFTQCVISETLRLGNVVRFLHRKAIKNVRYKGYDIPCGWKVLPVIAAVHLDPSLFDHPEHFNPWRWQNDNNRGTSSSSYTSMTDKNFMPFGGGPRLCAGSELAKLEMAVFIHHLVLNFHWELADVDQAYAFPFVDFPKGLPIRVQHHHTACI; encoded by the exons ATGTCTGACTCAGAGCTTTTGTTCTGTCTTTCGCCATCAATCTTAACGCTATTCTTGTTACTTATTCTGATGAAAAGGAAGCAAAACCGATTTAATCTTCCACCAGGAAAAATGGGATTGCCTTTTCTCGGTGAAACCATCGGCTATTTGAAACCTTACTCAGCCACCTCCATTGGAGAATTCATGGAGCAACATATATCAAG GTATGGAAAAATTTACAAGTCCAATTTGTTTGGCGAGCCGACAATAGTCTCAGCGGATGCAGGGCTGAACAGATTCATTCTGCAAAACGAAGGAAGATTGTTCGAATGCAGCTATCCAAGAAGCATAGGAGGGATTCTTGGTAAATGGTCCATGTTGGTTTTAGTCGGTGACATGCATAGAGATATGAGGATTATTTCTCTCAATTTCTTGAGCCATGCCAGACTTAGAACCCATTTACTCAGAGAGGTCGAGAAGCAGACTTTGCTTGTTTTAAGCACTTGGAAAGAGAATTCTATATTTTCTGCTCAAGATGAAGCAAAAAAG TTCACGTTCAATTTGATGGCAAAGCATATCATGAGCATGGATCCTGGAAAACCCGAAACCGAACAGCTAAAGAAAGAGTATGTCACTTTCATGAAAGGAGTAGTATCTGCACCTCTGAATTTGCCAGGAACACCTTACAGAAAAGCTTTACGg TCTCGATCAACCATCTTGAAGTTCATCGAGCAAAAAATGGAAGATAGACGCCAGAGAAGGAAAGAgggaaatgaaaatttaaatgatgATGATCTTCTCGGATGGGTTTTGAAGCATTCAAATCTTTCAAGAGAGCAAATCCTCGACTTGATTTTGAGCTTGCTGTTTGCTGGCCATGAAACCTCCTCTGTAGCTATATCTTTAGCCATTTATTTCTTGCCGGGTTGTCCAAGTGCTATTGAACAGTTAAGG GAGGAACACATTGAAATAGCTAGAGCCAAGAAACAAGCAGGAGAGACAGAGTTGAATTGGGACGACTACAAGAAAATGGAATTCACACAATGT GTTATCAGTGAGACACTTCGGCTGGGTAACGTAGTGAGGTTTCTGCACAGGAAAGCAATAAAAAATGTTCGGTACAAAG ggTATGACATTCCATGTGGATGGAAAGTGCTCCCGGTCATTGCAGCCGTGCATTTGGATCCTTCGCTTTTTGACCATCCTGAACACTTCAATCCATGGAGATGGCAG AACGACAACAACCGCGGAACATCATCATCGAGTTACACGAGCATGACAGATAAAAACTTCATGCCATTCGGTGGAGGACCACGACTATGCGCCGGATCAGAATTGGCCAAGCTTGAAATGGCGGTTTTCATCCACCATCTGGTCCTCAACTTCCATTGGGAATTGGCGGATGTGGATCAAGCTTATGCATTcccttttgttgattttccaaAAGGCTTACCAATCAGAGTCCAACACCACCACACAGCTTGCATATAA
- the LOC107424808 gene encoding protein LIKE COV 1 isoform X1, which translates to MQLCTEKMGGRRERDLERLIPNAGIENPFEINGSPNSSPISISAPPVSSSSFSSSSPSHHHLGKETASKVIRSWAWRKFMTGCVILLPIAITCYVTWWFIHLVDGLFSPVFVHLGIDIFGLGFMASITFIFLIGVFMSSWLGASVLSLGEVFIEKMPFISYIYSASKQISAAISPDQNNNAFKEVAILRHPRIGEYALGFITSSVILEMASGAEELCCVYVPTNHIYAGDVFLISSKDIMKPNLSVPEGIEIFMSGGISIPRMLTTSDASRAIPVAGLGKVVVPPFQI; encoded by the exons ATGCAGTTGTGTACAGAGAAAATGGGAGGAAGAAGGGAAAGAGATCTAGAGCGACTGATTCCAAATGCAGGAATTGAAAACCCTTTTGAAATTAATGGAAGCCCAAACTCATCCCCCATTTCCATATCAGCTCCTCCtgtatcttcttcttccttttcatcttcttctccttcgCATCACCACCTTGGAAAAGAG ACAGCTTCCAAAGTCATTCGTAGCTGGGCTTGGAGAAAGTTTATGACAGGATG TGTCATTCTATTGCCAATAGCCATTACTTGCTATGTCACATGGTGGTTTATTCATTTAGTTGACGGACTTTTCTCACCGGTGTTCGTTCATCTCGGCATTGACATATTTGGTCTCGGCTTTATGGCCTCCATCACTTTCATTTTCCTGATTGGTGTCTTCATGTCTTCATGGTTGGGAGCTAGTGTTCTTAGTTTGGGAGaagtttttatagaaaaaatgcCCTTCATTAGCTATATCTACTCTGCTTCAAAACAAATCAGTGCAGCAATATCTCCAG ATCAGAACAACAATGCCTTTAAGGAAGTAGCAATCTTAAGGCATCCGCGTATCGGAGAATATGCATTAGGCTTCATCACCTCTTCTGTAATTCTCGAAATGGCTTCAGGTGCAGAGGAACTCTGCTGTGTTTATGTGCCTACAAACCACATTTATGCTGGAGACGTTTTTCTCATCAGCTCCAAGGATATAATGAAGCCTAATCTTTCTGTTCCAGAAGGGATTG AGATTTTCATGTCGGGTGGCATATCCATACCTCGTATGTTGACCACATCTGATGCTTCTCGAGCTATTCCTGTGGCAGGACTCGGAAAAGTTGTAGTCCCACCATTTCAAATATGA
- the LOC107424808 gene encoding protein LIKE COV 3 isoform X2 produces the protein MQELKTLLKLMEAQTHPPFPYQLLLYLLLPFHLLLLRITTLEKSVILLPIAITCYVTWWFIHLVDGLFSPVFVHLGIDIFGLGFMASITFIFLIGVFMSSWLGASVLSLGEVFIEKMPFISYIYSASKQISAAISPDQNNNAFKEVAILRHPRIGEYALGFITSSVILEMASGAEELCCVYVPTNHIYAGDVFLISSKDIMKPNLSVPEGIEIFMSGGISIPRMLTTSDASRAIPVAGLGKVVVPPFQI, from the exons ATGCAGGAATTGAAAACCCTTTTGAAATTAATGGAAGCCCAAACTCATCCCCCATTTCCATATCAGCTCCTCCtgtatcttcttcttccttttcatcttcttctccttcgCATCACCACCTTGGAAAAGAG TGTCATTCTATTGCCAATAGCCATTACTTGCTATGTCACATGGTGGTTTATTCATTTAGTTGACGGACTTTTCTCACCGGTGTTCGTTCATCTCGGCATTGACATATTTGGTCTCGGCTTTATGGCCTCCATCACTTTCATTTTCCTGATTGGTGTCTTCATGTCTTCATGGTTGGGAGCTAGTGTTCTTAGTTTGGGAGaagtttttatagaaaaaatgcCCTTCATTAGCTATATCTACTCTGCTTCAAAACAAATCAGTGCAGCAATATCTCCAG ATCAGAACAACAATGCCTTTAAGGAAGTAGCAATCTTAAGGCATCCGCGTATCGGAGAATATGCATTAGGCTTCATCACCTCTTCTGTAATTCTCGAAATGGCTTCAGGTGCAGAGGAACTCTGCTGTGTTTATGTGCCTACAAACCACATTTATGCTGGAGACGTTTTTCTCATCAGCTCCAAGGATATAATGAAGCCTAATCTTTCTGTTCCAGAAGGGATTG AGATTTTCATGTCGGGTGGCATATCCATACCTCGTATGTTGACCACATCTGATGCTTCTCGAGCTATTCCTGTGGCAGGACTCGGAAAAGTTGTAGTCCCACCATTTCAAATATGA